One window of the Klebsiella sp. WP3-W18-ESBL-02 genome contains the following:
- a CDS encoding GntR family transcriptional regulator → MTNDNDCVGKKRQAGLAERIYLALKNDIFDFRLMPGEHFSENEISERMAASRTPVRQALFWLEHEGYVQVYSRSGWQVKPFDFTYFEALYDLRIVLEMEAVKRLCMMSAEARREHLTPLLAFWCDAPQMAPGKALSRQDEAFHTALVRATGNSEMVRVHVELTEKMRIIRHLDFTREDRVDATYSEHAQVLQAISQQQMEEAQRILTAHISQSKAEVRKITLHRLQQARLQPVSP, encoded by the coding sequence ATGACGAATGATAACGACTGCGTGGGCAAGAAACGCCAGGCCGGGTTAGCTGAGCGAATCTATCTGGCGCTGAAAAACGACATTTTTGATTTCCGGTTGATGCCGGGCGAGCACTTCAGCGAAAACGAAATTTCCGAGCGCATGGCGGCGAGCAGGACGCCGGTACGTCAGGCGCTGTTCTGGCTCGAGCATGAAGGCTATGTGCAGGTGTATTCGCGCAGCGGCTGGCAGGTAAAACCGTTCGATTTTACCTATTTTGAGGCGCTGTACGACTTGCGCATTGTCCTTGAGATGGAGGCGGTGAAGCGCCTGTGCATGATGTCGGCTGAGGCCAGGCGTGAGCATCTGACGCCGCTGCTGGCCTTCTGGTGCGACGCACCGCAGATGGCGCCGGGCAAGGCGCTATCACGTCAGGATGAAGCGTTCCACACCGCGCTGGTGCGTGCCACGGGCAACAGCGAAATGGTCCGCGTGCATGTGGAACTGACCGAGAAAATGCGCATCATCCGCCACCTCGACTTTACCCGCGAGGACCGGGTCGATGCCACCTACAGCGAACATGCCCAGGTTCTTCAGGCGATTTCGCAACAGCAGATGGAAGAGGCGCAGCGGATCCTCACTGCGCATATTTCCCAGAGTAAAGCCGAGGTCAGAAAAATAACCTTACACCGGCTTCAGCAGGCCCGTTTGCAACCCGTTTCACCGTAG